A single window of Leishmania infantum JPCM5 genome chromosome 35 DNA harbors:
- a CDS encoding putative phosphatidylinositol-4-phosphate 5-kinase-like, translated as MPPSTHTHARAAPVPKPNCRHICSSSPSLPAKHRHFVAHKCDRAPVHRMESRDAPAMASVDGGTDGAVPHDCEDTVPPPATPSARTNETEKDLQLRRLRRENHLLRLQLLKLREQQHQLLANTSAAAVCPVSDSALAVSDVAEAAPQQARSDIIDEEATALRTRMLQRIRERQQRTAVARSLLRDAEQLYSELPQQEQLEAERGNSSGTATPVSPASPPVKAAPAQSMQTAAAPPSPAPPPLAPAAKLDIIEDGCDQIDQRHALLASPSSATASRAPADKSASSGAHAAEDLSAEAMLQRFQDRKSQRRLRLEQMLGPIYDAAGSGAAGPSRENDSTETAPLGAVPRGAGAGQGGEGAQPPLNRSVAAWDGRGKRIDSGTRRGRENGHKNAAATATSAYSGPTRNPNQIGRAVSDAVKNNSWYLCKVLEAALLDTIQARPANDAAAPALSSSPEKRLPHGSHSRATSFAEMPSSSSSPASASSLLGPHSDGCAAGGTSGSTSGSTTLTTGTASVLPQPESMAAAPTSVKVPQLLYPKGVSDTALKRAIEESLLLPFRCVQDAPRRLTSSQAAEESLPAFEAENRDAELRRCFAEGAGKDALLSSGARRDDDLGSTAAGNDDEEAPERESDMLGAHDDNLDPFARLLLARLSTDLPSKTTKSDWTGKHLSRYGSGKDGAKQSSLASRNASAASSPTNSKAGVAFVAAASGDRRVHVPKKHFSRLDEVQVEMHAPVIFNQIRDFLRMDVERFRRSFAPTSSASQSDADSGEGADRLRWRAAQTQQRLRVGSSAGADETTAWRITVSPGKSGTTLLYFSDFVMKTVRPREMEFLLRKFLPAYVRYCERNPHTLLPRFYALATLRWWKAGVVQHFVLMQNVFATPYYIHRIYDVKGSTVNRTALQPGKPPPRTAFGALLLKDNDLPPQLIICGTYQRAIVLAQLRSDVGFLRQLNVVDYSCMIGVRSRLFSSEEGPSKTLLLLRRQHHDGHVSTLGSSAVATQGHIGQTCSEVMYATDKTAAADGAGISVGAMEPTLPPFSVDAQRSDCDDDVYVCIHGCDGGLLSLPIHTSGDDTTAREEVYYLGIIDVLQTYNSVKKLESFAKGFVNDRRAISVIAPDKYAERLYKVLERITV; from the coding sequence ATGCCtccaagcacgcacacacacgctcgagCGGCCCCCGTACCGAAGCCAAACTGTCGCCACATTTGCTCGTCATCTCCTTCGTTACCTGCGAAACACCGTCACTTCGTGGCGCACAAGTGTGACCGCGCACCGGTTCACCGGATGGAGTCACGCGATGCGCCTGCCATGGCCTCAGTGGACGGCGGCACCGATGGAGCCGTTCCCCACGATTGCGAGGACACAGTACCTCCTCCGGCAACACCCTCTGCACGCACCAACGAGACAGAGAAAGatctgcagctgcgtcgaCTGAGGCGCGAAAATCATCTCCTGCGGCTGCAACTTCtcaagctgcgcgagcagcagcatcagtTACTGGCTAACACcagtgcagcggcagttTGTCCTGTCTCTGATAGTGCTTTAGCCGTATCAGACGTtgcagaagcggcgccgcagcaggcgcgtTCCGACATAATAGACGAAGAAGCCACAGCCCTACGCACCCGCATGCTGCAACGGATAAGGgaaaggcagcagcgcaccgcagTGGCGCGGTCGCTACTGCGCGACGCCGAGCAGCTGTACAGCGAGCTCCCTCAGCAAGAGCAACTTGAGGCAGAGCGGGGTAACTCAAGCGGCACGGCCACGCCGGTCTCGCCCGCGTCTCCACCTGtaaaggcggcgccggcgcagtcgatgcagacggcagcagcgccaccatcaccggccccaccgccgctggcaccgGCGGCAAAGCTCGACATCATCGAGGACGGCTGCGATCAAATAGATCAGCGGCATGCCCTGCTGGCCAGCCCTTCCTCAGCGACGGCTTCGCGAGCGCCGGCTGACAAgtccgcctcctccggcgcgcacgctgctgaAGACTTGTCGGCTgaggcgatgctgcagcgctttcAGGACCGCAAATcgcagcgccggctgcggctggAGCAGATGTTGGGCCCCATTTACGATGCggcaggcagcggtgccgctgggCCGAGCCGTGAAAATGACAGCACAGAAACAGCGCCTCTCGGTGCCGTGCCGCGGGGCGCAGGTGCCGGACAAGGTGGAGAAGGGGCGCAGCCCCCTCTCAACCGCAGCGTGGCAGCGTGGGATGGCAGGGGGAAGAGGATCGACAGTGGCACAAGACGCGGCAGGGAAAATGGCCACAAGAACGCTGCGGCAACCGCTACATCCGCTTACAGTGGGCCTACGAGGAACCCGAATCAAATTGGCCGTGCCGTGAGCGACGCTGTGAAGAATAACAGCTGGTACCTCTGCaaggtgctggaggcggcgctgcttgaCACAATTCAAGCGCGACCGGCAaacgacgcagccgcgccggcgttgtCGTCCTCGCCGGAGAAGCGCCTTCCACACGGCTCGCATTCGAGAGCGACGTCTTTTGCGGAGATGCcatcgtcctcctcctcgcccgccTCAGCCTCTTCCCTGCTGGGTCCTCATTCCGACGggtgtgctgccggcggcacctctgGCTCCACCTCCGGCTCCACGACGCTGACGACCGGAACCGCCTCTGTACTCCCGCAGCCAGAGTCGATGGCAGCCGCTCCAACCTCCGTAAAGGTCCCCCAACTGCTCTACCCCAAGGGCGTGAGTGACACGGCGCTGAAGCGAGCCATTGAGGAGTCGCTGCTCCTGCCCTTTCGCTGCGTGCAAGACGCCCCACGGCGCTTGACGTCGtcgcaggcggcggaggagagtTTGCCGGCGTTCGAGGCAGAGAACCGTGAcgcagagctgcgccgctgcttcgcggaGGGCGCCGGCAAGGATGCGTtgctcagcagcggtgcgcgtcGCGACGACGACCTAGGAAGCACCGCAGCCGGaaacgacgacgaagaggctccagagagggagagcgacaTGCTCGGCGCCCACGACGACAACCTCGACCCGTTTGCCCGTCTACTGCTCGCTCGTCTCTCCACCGATCTACCTTCGAAGACCACCAAGTCAGACTGGACAGGCAAGCACCTGTCGCgctacggcagcggcaaggatGGGGCCAAGCAGTCGTCATTAGCGTCCCGCAACGCGTCTGCTGCATCCAGCCCCACAAACTCCAAAGCCGGCGTCGCCTTcgtggcagcggccagcGGTGACCGCCGCGTGCACGTCCCCAAGAAGCACTTCAGTCGCCTTGACGAGGTGCAGGTCGAGATGCACGCGCCGGTTATCTTCAACCAAATTCGCGACTTTCTGCGCATGGACGTTGAACGCTTCCGCCGCTCCTTTGCACCAacctcgtcggcgtcgcagTCCGATGCGGACAGCGGTGAAGGGGCAGACCgtctgcgctggcgcgcagcacagacgcagcagcgtctccgtGTCGGCTCCTCAGCTGGTGCGGACGAGACAACTGCGTGGCGCATCACTGTGTCGCCTGGCAAGAGCGGGACAACCTTGCTGTACTTCAGCGACTTTGTAATGAAGACGGTTCGGCCCAGAGAGATGGAGTTTCTTCTACGGAAGTTCCTGCCGGCGTATGTGCGTTATTGCGAGCGCAACCCGCatacgctgctgccgcgcttctacgcgctggcgacgctgcggtggtggaagGCGGGAGTGGTGCAGCACTTTGTCCTTATGCAGAATGTCTTTGCGACGCCGTACTACATTCACCGCATCTACGATGTGAAGGGCAGCACAGTGAACCGGACGGCGCTCCAGCCGGGcaaaccgccgccgcgtacGGCCTTCGGCGCCCTCCTGCTCAAGGATAACGATCTACCTCCGCAGCTCATCATCTGCGGCACGTATCAGCGCGCCATCGTGCTTGCCCAGCTACGCTCCGACGTTGGCTTCTTGCGCCAGCTCAACGTGGTGGACTACAGCTGCATGATCGGTGTCCGTAGTCGCCTCTTCTCAAGCGAAGAGGGTCCCTCCAAGacgctcctgctcctgcgccggcagcaccacgacGGCCACGTGAGCAccctcggcagcagcgctgtcgcgACACAGGGGCACATCGGACAAACCTGCAGTGAGGTCATGTACGCGACTGACAAAACGGCTGCCGCGGACGGGGCGGGCATTAGCGTGGGGGCAATGGAaccgacgctgccgccgttctCCGTTGATGCGCAACGAAGCGACTGTGACGATGATGTCTACGTCTGCATCCACGGATGTGACGGTGGATTGCTGTCGTTACCGATCCACACTTCTGGTGACGACACGACCGCGCGTGAGGAGGTGTATTACCTTGGCATCATCGATGTGCTGCAGACATACAACTCGGTCAAGAAGTTGGAGAGCTTTGCGAAGGGCTTCGTCAACGATCGGCGTGCCATCAGCGTGATTGCGCCGGATAAGTATGCAGAGAGGCTGTACAAGGTTCTGGAACGCATCACAGTGTAg
- a CDS encoding conserved SNF-7-like protein produces the protein MNRLFGKANNAPKPTLEDASNRISCRSDVVDARIAKIDAELMKVKEQIQRTRGMTQSRHKQRAVQLLQQKRMYQGQQDMMMQQQFNVDQLHFTTETMKDTHVQVDAMKQANKELRKGMKKLNMDKVENLQDELADLYADTQEIQEIMGRAYSVPDDIDEDEMLGELDALDFDMEKENDADYLADALAMPGTKLPDVPTDSKVDAGGQKESNTADPYSLEQQLGL, from the coding sequence ATGAACCGCCTCTTCGGTAAAGCCAACAACGCCCCCAAGCCAACCTTGGAAGATGCCAGCAATCGCATCAGCTGCCGCTCAGACGTCGTCGATGCCCGCATCGCCAAGATCGATGCCGAACTGATGAAGGTGAAGGAGCAGATCCAGCGCACGCGGGGCATGACGCAGAGCCGGCACAAGCAGCGAGCCGTGCAGTtgctgcagcagaagcgCATGTACCAGGGTCAGCAGGACATgatgatgcagcagcagttcaACGTGGATCAGCTGCACTTCACGACGGAGACGATGAAGgacacgcacgtgcaggtGGACGCGATGAAGCAGGCAAacaaggagctgcgcaagggCATGAAGAAGCTGAACATGGACAAGGTTGAGAACCTGCAGGACGAACTCGCCGACCTGTATGCGGACACGCAGGAGATTCAGGAAATCATGGGCCGCGCCTACAGCGTGCCGGACGATATTGACGAGGACGAGATGCTTGGCGAGCTGGACGCGCTCGACTTCGACATGGAGAAAGAAAACGACGCTGACTACCTTGCCGATGCACTGGCTATGCCAGGTACGAAGCTGCCCGACGTGCCAACGGACAGCAAGGTTGATGCAGGCGGCCAGAAGGAGTCGAACACGGCGGACCCGTACagcctcgagcagcagcttgGCCTGTGa
- a CDS encoding putative 60S ribosomal protein L18a — MVKPHLRHYQVVGRESPSEKNPEPTVYKFEVFAPNFVVAKSRFWRMMRVKNKVKATHGDVLSCKVVKDAKLVARNYLVDIAYYSQRCGYTRMVKEFRDVSKTGAVSQAYHDLASRHRARYHNIEVLNVKSIPDHEVKHLSIAQYHAPNLSFPLLQRRIKAARKDRAIFVKKNTKRAVVA, encoded by the coding sequence ATGGTCAAGCCGCACTTGCGCCACTACCAGGTGGTCGGCCGCGAGTCGCCCTCGGAGAAGAACCCTGAGCCGACTGTGTACAAGTTTGAGGTGTTCGCCCCAAACTTCGTCGTCGCCAAGAGCCGTTTCTGGCGCATGATGAGGGTCAAGAACAAGGTCAAGGCCACGCACGGTGACGTGCTCTCCTGCAAGGTCGTGAAGGATGCGAAGCTGGTGGCGCGCAACTACCTGGTCGACATCGCGTACTACagccagcgctgcggctaCACGCGCATGGTCAAGGAGTTCCGCGACGTCTCCAAGACCGGCGCCGTGAGCCAGGCGTACCACGACCTGGCctcccgccaccgcgcccgcTACCACAACATCGAGGTGCTGAACGTGAAGAGCATCCCGGACCACGAGGTGAAGCACCTGAGCATTGCCCAATACCACGCTCCAAACCTGTCCTtcccgctcctgcagcgccgcatcaaGGCAGCCCGCAAGGACCGTGCCATCTTCGTCAAGAAGAACACGAagcgcgcggtggtggcgtga